A stretch of Anoplopoma fimbria isolate UVic2021 breed Golden Eagle Sablefish chromosome 4, Afim_UVic_2022, whole genome shotgun sequence DNA encodes these proteins:
- the LOC129090302 gene encoding uncharacterized protein LOC129090302 isoform X1 produces MEETESTTRDRTTGHDGNQAADNMLLMSSKPLHRFVQKEPKSLGIAILIFGCAEILMGFLLAKSSEYTSYVIYTPFWQGALLLLCGNLSIYTEIHPSKKMVTVCLAMYVVSLFGLVISIGQRISIFGYLSHFGTRGFPYSHVNQLFGIEVILFTSSLCVSVLLIFLCAVARLALKSTRTQVIIQHIQHPLSETTSN; encoded by the exons ATGGAGGAAACTGAGTCAACAACCAGAGACAGAACAACAGGACATGATGGGAATCAGGCGGCAGACAACATGCTACTGATGTCCAGCAAACCTCTGCATCGCTTCGTTCAAAAAGAGCCCAAAAGTCTCGGG ATTGCCATTCTCATCTTTGGCTGTGCAGAGATACTGATGGGATTTTTGCTGGCCAAATCATCTGAGTACACTTCTTATGTAATCTACACCCCCTTCTGGCAGGGAGCTCTG CTTCTTCTCTGTGGAAACCTGTCCATCTACACTGAGATACATCCATCAAAGAAGATG GTGACTGTATGTTTGGCTATGTATGTGGTTTCCCTTTTTGGACTTGTGATCTCTATTGGCCAACGGATTAGCATCTTTGGCTATCTCAGCCACTTTGGGACGAGAGGATTTCCATACAGCCATGTG AACCAGCTGTTTGGTATTGAAGTCATATTgttcacttcctctctgtgtgtgtcggtgCTTCTCATCTTCTTGTGTGCCGTTGCGCGGTTAGCTCTGAAATCCACACGCACCCAG